The sequence below is a genomic window from Thalassomonas haliotis.
GCGGTGATTTGCTGGTTTACCAACCCCTGTTGCCGCCCTATGATGTTAGAGGTTGAATTGACCGTGATCAGGATATACACAAAAGCTATAGTCACCAAAGCCGAAAAACCGCCACTGGAAAGATTGAGTTTAGTGGCGATAGTCATGTACTTAAACATTTGAGCTCTCCGTTAATCCGTTAATGGAAGATGGTCAGACTAATGGCTCCGCCCAATTCATTTAATACCCCGCCTTCTTTCTTGCCGCCGGTAATATCCCGCTCCCCCTTCGGGTTGCCGTGACAGCCCAGGCAGGAAGGCCCGTAATATTCGGGTAAAATAAAACGGAAGGCACTTTTTCCTTTAACCTTGGTATCTTCAAAAAATGATTTGCCTTTTTCATAATCCGGGCTTTTAAAAACGGTTTCCACAACATTGTGTTCCCATTTATCCGGGCGGTTGGCCCGGTTTCTGACGTACTTTTTCGGGGCGGTGAGCTTGATGTTCATTTTGCCTTTCATGTCCTGGCTAAACCTGGTGGCTACCTGGCGGGCAAAGATGGCGGGTAAAAAACCTTTTAGTCCCGTGCCTTTTTCATTGATCAAATCCTGGTTTTCGTCCATGACTTTTTTCACGGCATTAAGCATTGCCGCCTGCGCCTGGGTCATCTTGGCTTTACTGATGGTTTTTCCGGTCGCCGCCTGATAGTTTTTCAGGGTCTTATTCGCCACCACTGCTCCGGATAAGCCTTTATCACCTATAGCAGC
It includes:
- a CDS encoding Tll0287-like domain-containing protein gives rise to the protein MMNALIARILLCLPLLIFVTPGPLYAASNIEISEELTTLYRAARKVISDHQGHINNAAIGDKGLSGAVVANKTLKNYQAATGKTISKAKMTQAQAAMLNAVKKVMDENQDLINEKGTGLKGFLPAIFARQVATRFSQDMKGKMNIKLTAPKKYVRNRANRPDKWEHNVVETVFKSPDYEKGKSFFEDTKVKGKSAFRFILPEYYGPSCLGCHGNPKGERDITGGKKEGGVLNELGGAISLTIFH